One Verrucomicrobiia bacterium DNA segment encodes these proteins:
- a CDS encoding DUF4139 domain-containing protein: MKKSRAVFLLSLLLVLPLSAARSEEKQIVLDARRDVALSVFNDGLALVREVRQADIPAGTSRLKLTDIPVLLMPESVRVQSLTAPQDFYVARQVFEQNTADAHSLLDKFVGKQIKVVNWNQFQDRKETLDATLLSNDGDPVYLVGNEVYIGYPGAKILPGLPEGFVLRPSLTWEAGAKSAVKHDLEISYLTSGISWKVDYVMLLKESGPAELTAWATLSNESGASFQDAGLRLVAGQVNRTYQEQPQAYAMKAGRASMAMAEAAPAPPSFEQQSLFEYHAYDLSSPVSLENHASVQLPFFQPKNVTLEKEYKVESPQYYYGQAFYDEDGAGKLPVNVYLKTKNTQENGLGAPLPQGTVRLYQQGAEGRQTFAGEDALPSVPQGETVRLRAGQAFDITARRKQTDYKQLAGNTFESAWQVTLKNAKAEDVEVLVSEPLSGNWQVIEESQPHEKLNANLIQFRVKVPKNGETVLDYRVKTGY, encoded by the coding sequence ATGAAAAAATCCCGGGCTGTTTTCCTTCTTTCCCTTTTGCTCGTCCTTCCGCTTTCCGCCGCGCGCTCCGAGGAAAAGCAAATCGTCCTGGATGCCCGCCGCGACGTCGCGCTCAGCGTCTTCAACGACGGGCTCGCGCTCGTGCGCGAAGTGCGCCAGGCGGACATTCCCGCGGGCACATCGCGCCTGAAACTCACGGACATTCCCGTGCTGCTCATGCCGGAGTCCGTGCGTGTCCAATCGCTTACCGCGCCGCAGGATTTTTACGTCGCGCGGCAGGTTTTCGAACAGAACACCGCGGATGCGCACAGCCTTCTGGATAAATTCGTGGGAAAGCAGATCAAAGTCGTGAATTGGAACCAGTTTCAGGACCGGAAAGAGACGCTGGACGCCACGCTGCTTTCCAACGACGGCGATCCGGTGTATCTCGTCGGGAATGAAGTTTACATCGGATATCCGGGCGCCAAAATCCTGCCGGGCCTGCCCGAAGGGTTCGTACTCCGGCCGTCGCTGACCTGGGAAGCGGGCGCAAAATCCGCCGTGAAGCATGACCTCGAGATTTCTTATCTGACTTCCGGCATCAGCTGGAAAGTCGATTACGTGATGCTCCTGAAAGAATCCGGGCCCGCGGAGCTGACGGCCTGGGCCACGCTTTCCAACGAGAGCGGCGCGTCATTTCAGGACGCGGGGCTGCGGCTCGTCGCGGGACAGGTGAACCGGACTTACCAGGAGCAGCCTCAGGCGTATGCCATGAAGGCCGGGCGCGCGAGCATGGCGATGGCCGAAGCCGCGCCCGCGCCGCCGTCTTTCGAGCAGCAGTCCCTGTTCGAATACCACGCTTATGATTTGTCGTCGCCCGTGAGCCTGGAAAATCACGCGAGCGTGCAGCTCCCGTTTTTCCAGCCCAAGAACGTGACGCTGGAAAAAGAATACAAGGTGGAAAGCCCGCAGTATTACTACGGCCAGGCTTTCTATGATGAAGACGGCGCGGGAAAGCTGCCGGTGAACGTTTACCTGAAAACAAAAAACACGCAGGAGAATGGATTGGGCGCGCCGCTGCCGCAGGGCACGGTGCGGCTTTACCAGCAGGGCGCCGAAGGCCGGCAGACTTTCGCCGGAGAGGACGCTCTTCCGTCCGTGCCTCAAGGAGAGACCGTGCGGCTCCGCGCCGGCCAGGCTTTCGACATCACCGCGCGCCGCAAGCAGACCGATTACAAGCAGCTGGCGGGCAACACGTTTGAATCCGCCTGGCAGGTGACGCTCAAGAACGCGAAGGCTGAAGACGTGGAGGTGCTCGTCAGCGAACCCCTGTCCGGCAACTGGCAGGTGATCGAAGAAAGCCAGCCGCATGAGAAACTAAACGCGAACCTCATCCAATTCCGCGTTAAAGTGCCCAAGAACGGGGAAACGGTACTGGATTACCGCGTAAAGACAGGATACTGA
- a CDS encoding 3-hydroxyacyl-CoA dehydrogenase NAD-binding domain-containing protein: MSRVWKLTAENGIGILEIDVPDTEVNVLTTEGLTELRDIAGEIAGRSDLRALVIVSAKSRIFIAGADIKEIDGIKTKEDAVAKAEQGKAVFQKIEDLKIPVVCVINGACLGGGYELALSCTARTASFSPNVKIGLPEVNLGILPGFGGSIRLPRLLGLLKAMPLILAGKIVSAQDALKNGMVDKLFPEKTLREDSIAFARSLADGAKPRRPRKKDLVTKLFEDTPPGKAYVFSRAEKDVLAKTKGFYPAPLEIIRLLRATYGMNSPQAYKLESDHFANLGTTDVSKNLIKVFFLSEKYKKIRWTPAKVPAWKVKKCGVIGAGVMGGGIAQLVTTRDIPVRVKDLNEKALAGALKEARSIYSGALKRRKIKKHDLENKMGLISVGTTNKGLKNCEILIEAVVEDMGIKQKVFKELSGIGAPDTVLASNTSSLSVTQMASVCKNPERVTGLHFFNPVHRMPLVEVIRAQQSSDEAIEKTVQFARNLGKTVIVVKDAPGFLVNRLLLPYMNEAAFLLQEGMSAETIDRLAEKFGMPMGPIELVDQVGIDVGYKVAHVLHEAFGERMKVAKILEDVKAKGLLGKKSQKGFYVYDGKKKSVNPEVPAAQKTSGVSEEDAVKRMIYIMINEAARCLDEKVVDGPASVDIGMIMGTGFPPFRGGLLAYADSVGLANVVKDLERFQNSVSRERFEPAPYLAALAKSGKKFF, from the coding sequence ATGAGCAGGGTCTGGAAACTTACCGCCGAAAACGGTATCGGCATCCTGGAGATCGACGTTCCCGATACCGAAGTCAACGTGCTCACCACCGAAGGCCTGACCGAACTGCGGGACATTGCAGGCGAAATCGCGGGCCGCTCGGATCTGCGCGCGCTCGTCATTGTCAGCGCCAAGAGCCGGATTTTCATCGCGGGCGCGGACATCAAGGAAATCGACGGCATCAAAACCAAGGAAGACGCTGTCGCCAAGGCCGAGCAGGGGAAAGCGGTTTTTCAGAAGATCGAAGACCTGAAAATTCCGGTCGTCTGCGTCATCAACGGCGCCTGCCTCGGCGGCGGTTATGAGCTCGCGCTTTCGTGCACGGCGCGCACCGCATCGTTTTCTCCCAACGTCAAGATCGGGCTCCCCGAAGTGAACCTGGGCATTCTTCCCGGCTTCGGCGGCAGTATCCGTCTGCCGCGGCTTCTCGGGCTGCTGAAAGCCATGCCGCTCATCCTCGCGGGCAAGATCGTCTCCGCGCAGGATGCGCTGAAAAACGGCATGGTGGACAAACTTTTTCCGGAAAAAACCCTTCGTGAAGATTCGATCGCATTCGCAAGAAGCCTCGCGGACGGCGCCAAGCCCCGCAGGCCCCGGAAAAAAGACCTCGTCACGAAGCTGTTCGAAGACACGCCGCCGGGAAAGGCTTACGTCTTCAGCCGCGCGGAAAAAGACGTGCTCGCGAAGACCAAAGGCTTTTATCCCGCGCCGCTGGAAATTATCCGGCTCTTGCGCGCCACTTACGGCATGAACTCGCCGCAGGCGTACAAGCTGGAAAGTGACCACTTCGCGAACCTCGGCACGACCGACGTTTCCAAAAACCTCATCAAGGTCTTTTTTCTCAGCGAGAAATACAAGAAGATCCGCTGGACTCCGGCCAAAGTTCCGGCCTGGAAGGTCAAGAAATGCGGCGTGATCGGCGCGGGCGTCATGGGCGGCGGCATCGCGCAGCTGGTGACGACACGCGATATCCCCGTGCGCGTCAAAGACCTCAACGAAAAGGCGCTGGCAGGCGCGCTGAAAGAAGCGCGGAGCATCTATTCGGGCGCGCTCAAGCGCCGGAAGATCAAGAAGCACGACCTCGAAAATAAAATGGGCCTGATCTCGGTGGGCACCACGAACAAGGGCCTGAAAAACTGCGAGATCCTGATCGAGGCCGTCGTCGAAGACATGGGCATCAAGCAGAAGGTGTTCAAGGAGCTGAGCGGGATCGGGGCTCCGGACACGGTGCTTGCGTCCAACACCTCGTCGCTTTCGGTGACGCAGATGGCGTCGGTCTGCAAAAATCCCGAGCGCGTAACCGGGCTTCACTTTTTCAATCCCGTGCACCGCATGCCGCTCGTGGAAGTGATCCGGGCGCAGCAAAGCTCCGACGAGGCCATCGAAAAGACCGTGCAGTTCGCGCGCAATCTGGGCAAAACCGTGATCGTGGTCAAGGACGCGCCGGGATTTCTGGTGAACCGGCTGCTGCTGCCGTACATGAACGAGGCCGCTTTCCTTCTTCAGGAAGGCATGAGCGCCGAAACGATCGACCGCCTCGCTGAAAAATTCGGGATGCCCATGGGCCCCATCGAGCTGGTGGATCAGGTCGGCATCGACGTCGGCTACAAAGTCGCGCACGTTCTCCATGAGGCTTTCGGCGAACGCATGAAAGTCGCCAAGATCCTCGAAGACGTGAAGGCCAAAGGCCTGCTCGGGAAAAAATCCCAAAAAGGATTTTACGTTTATGACGGGAAAAAGAAATCCGTGAATCCCGAAGTGCCGGCCGCGCAGAAAACGTCCGGCGTTTCCGAAGAGGACGCGGTCAAGCGCATGATTTACATCATGATCAACGAAGCCGCGCGCTGCCTCGACGAAAAAGTCGTGGACGGCCCCGCGTCCGTCGATATCGGTATGATCATGGGCACGGGTTTTCCTCCTTTCCGCGGCGGCCTTTTGGCGTACGCGGATTCGGTCGGCCTCGCGAACGTGGTCAAAGACCTCGAGCGTTTCCAGAATTCCGTCAGCCGGGAACGATTCGAACCCGCGCCTTATCTGGCCGCCCTGGCCAAGTCCGGCAAGAAGTTCTTTTAG
- a CDS encoding thiolase family protein, whose protein sequence is MKKIAIVDGVRTPFIKAWTLFDAIPAQRLGALCVTELLQRTEIDPALIDEVIMGCVGQPIDAANVSRVISLAAGIPKDKKAYTVNRNCASGFEAVTSAAEKINAGVDEIVIAGGAESMSNAPLVFSKETQGLLMKLSRAKTFLQKLQVAALFRPVHFKPIAALQLALTDPACGLNMGQTAEVLAKKFAISRKTQDEFALKSHLNALASRDKLREEMMTVFIPPKYEKFAQDDNGPREGQTMEALAKLKPVFDRLSGTVTAGNSSQITDGACALLLMEESRAKSMGYEILGTILAYDYAGLEPSEMGLGPVFAIDRALHRAGLKLKDMQLFEINEAFAVQVLACLEAAASKKFCEDNGLHARPLGEIDPALLNVNGGGIALGHPVGVSGARLVMTCLKEMKRRGLHRGLVSLCVGGGQGGALVLERNS, encoded by the coding sequence ATGAAAAAGATCGCCATCGTTGACGGAGTGAGAACGCCTTTTATCAAGGCCTGGACCTTGTTCGATGCTATCCCGGCCCAGAGGCTGGGGGCGCTTTGCGTGACCGAGCTTCTGCAGAGGACCGAGATCGACCCCGCCCTTATCGACGAAGTCATCATGGGATGCGTGGGTCAGCCCATCGACGCGGCCAACGTTTCGCGGGTCATCAGCCTGGCCGCGGGCATTCCCAAGGACAAAAAGGCCTACACCGTAAACCGCAATTGCGCGTCCGGCTTCGAGGCCGTGACCAGCGCGGCCGAGAAAATCAATGCGGGCGTGGACGAGATCGTGATCGCGGGCGGCGCCGAGTCCATGTCCAACGCGCCGCTTGTTTTCAGCAAGGAAACGCAGGGCCTCCTCATGAAACTTTCCCGCGCCAAGACCTTTCTCCAGAAACTTCAGGTTGCGGCGCTATTCCGGCCCGTGCACTTCAAGCCGATCGCCGCGCTGCAGCTTGCGCTCACGGACCCGGCCTGCGGCTTGAACATGGGCCAGACCGCGGAAGTGCTGGCGAAAAAATTCGCGATTTCCCGGAAGACGCAGGACGAGTTCGCGCTGAAAAGCCATCTCAACGCCCTGGCCTCGCGCGACAAATTGCGCGAAGAGATGATGACCGTTTTCATCCCTCCCAAGTACGAAAAATTCGCGCAGGACGACAACGGCCCGCGTGAGGGACAGACGATGGAGGCGCTGGCCAAATTGAAGCCCGTGTTCGACAGGCTGAGCGGCACGGTGACCGCCGGCAATTCGTCCCAGATCACCGACGGCGCCTGCGCCCTCTTATTAATGGAAGAGTCGCGGGCCAAGTCTATGGGCTATGAAATCCTCGGCACGATCCTGGCTTATGACTATGCGGGCCTCGAGCCCAGCGAAATGGGCCTGGGTCCGGTGTTCGCGATCGACCGCGCGCTGCACCGCGCCGGGCTGAAACTCAAAGACATGCAGCTTTTCGAAATCAACGAGGCGTTCGCGGTGCAGGTGCTGGCCTGCCTGGAAGCCGCGGCGTCCAAAAAATTCTGCGAAGACAATGGGCTTCACGCGCGCCCGCTCGGCGAGATCGATCCCGCGCTGCTCAATGTCAACGGCGGCGGCATCGCGCTCGGCCATCCGGTCGGCGTCAGCGGCGCGCGCCTTGTCATGACCTGCCTGAAAGAAATGAAGCGCCGCGGCCTGCACCGCGGGCTCGTGTCGCTGTGCGTGGGCGGAGGCCAGGGCGGCGCCCTCGTCCTGGAGAGGAATTCATGA
- a CDS encoding cupin domain-containing protein: MAFDSVKWDEAKDGVLNEAALRRKIESLGYSVTRHVYPPGTYFPDHIHGADKIDAVVSGRFLMTTREGTLVLEAGDYLEVPKKTVHRAEVLGRDPVVSLDAIRI, encoded by the coding sequence ATGGCCTTCGACAGCGTGAAATGGGATGAAGCCAAAGACGGTGTCCTGAACGAAGCCGCCCTCCGCAGAAAAATCGAAAGTCTCGGCTATTCCGTCACCCGCCACGTTTATCCCCCCGGCACTTATTTCCCGGACCACATCCATGGCGCCGATAAAATCGATGCCGTTGTTTCCGGCCGGTTCCTCATGACGACGCGCGAAGGCACCTTGGTGCTGGAAGCCGGCGATTATCTCGAAGTGCCGAAAAAGACCGTGCATCGGGCCGAAGTACTCGGCCGGGATCCCGTCGTGAGCCTGGACGCCATCCGGATTTAG
- the hemW gene encoding radical SAM family heme chaperone HemW, translated as MTGLYVHIPFCEKKCHYCDFAVTTDRSAEMRQRFFSALRCEAEKARAKYGRFLFDTLYLGGGTPSAVSAAETEALVSHLRGLFDFAPDFEFTLEMNPGDAQPEKLRAYRRLGVNRVSLGVQAFQPELLRAMGRSHGVPEIAATARLLREAGFENVSMDLMFRLPGQTPAHFEESLRRALDLGPAQITAYDLEVLDATAFGKRKKRGALDLPDEDAHHAMFALAEKILRGAGYRQYELASFARPGFECRHNLIYWKGEDYLGLGPGAVSFLRGARTRVAADVASYLAKVEQGNPGLDAEDKLTPAEREMERLITGLRLEEGISLEEFPSLALRVRELFDFWAGHGIVEEKAGRFTLAQKGRFLAEGVLAELAAQGIAGRGREAGVQ; from the coding sequence ATGACCGGCCTCTACGTCCACATCCCTTTCTGCGAAAAAAAATGCCATTACTGCGATTTCGCCGTGACCACCGACCGTTCGGCGGAAATGCGGCAGCGATTTTTTTCTGCTCTGCGCTGCGAAGCAGAAAAGGCCCGCGCAAAATACGGGCGGTTTCTTTTCGACACGCTTTATCTCGGAGGCGGCACGCCGTCCGCGGTTTCCGCGGCGGAAACCGAAGCCCTTGTTTCCCATCTGCGCGGCCTGTTCGATTTTGCGCCGGACTTCGAATTTACTTTGGAAATGAATCCGGGCGACGCCCAGCCGGAGAAACTCCGGGCTTACCGGCGCCTGGGCGTGAACCGCGTGAGCCTTGGCGTGCAGGCGTTCCAGCCGGAACTGCTGCGGGCCATGGGCCGCTCGCACGGCGTCCCTGAGATTGCCGCGACCGCGCGCCTTTTGCGGGAAGCCGGATTCGAAAACGTAAGCATGGACCTCATGTTCCGCCTTCCGGGGCAGACGCCCGCGCATTTCGAAGAGTCGCTGCGCCGGGCGCTGGACCTCGGGCCCGCGCAAATCACGGCGTACGATCTCGAAGTCCTCGACGCCACGGCCTTCGGCAAGCGGAAAAAACGCGGGGCGCTGGATTTGCCGGACGAGGACGCGCATCACGCCATGTTCGCGCTCGCGGAAAAAATCCTGCGCGGCGCGGGATACCGCCAGTACGAGCTCGCGAGTTTCGCGCGGCCGGGCTTTGAATGCCGCCACAATCTTATTTATTGGAAGGGCGAGGACTATCTGGGATTGGGGCCGGGCGCGGTTTCGTTCCTGCGCGGCGCGAGGACGCGGGTGGCGGCGGACGTGGCCTCGTATCTTGCCAAGGTCGAACAGGGAAATCCGGGCCTGGACGCCGAAGACAAGCTCACGCCTGCCGAGAGGGAAATGGAGAGGCTGATTACGGGACTGCGCCTCGAAGAAGGGATCTCGCTGGAAGAGTTTCCGTCCCTGGCGCTGCGCGTGCGGGAGCTTTTCGATTTCTGGGCCGGGCATGGCATCGTGGAAGAAAAGGCCGGCCGCTTCACGCTCGCGCAGAAAGGGCGGTTCCTGGCCGAAGGCGTTCTGGCGGAACTGGCCGCGCAAGGAATTGCTGGCCGCGGGCGGGAAGCGGGCGTACAATAA
- a CDS encoding glycosyltransferase, protein MSRPHISILLPVRNGSRTLRRAVESCLAQTFRDFELLLVNDASTDETPELVRSFAAADPRVVPLKASGGLISALQTAHEAARAPLLARMDADDFAYPDRLSEQAAFLEKNQDVAACGTQVRILGSGHGETPREGFSRYESWINALTAPEEISRERFVESPLVHPSVMMQREAFEACGGYRDPGWAEDYDLWLRMLEKGMRLAKVERVLLDWSDGPDRLTRTDGRYSLLQFMRAKAHFLGRMSAVRSRGVIIAGAGPTGKQLAALLREENVTVHAFIEVHPRRIGKKIAGIPVWEEARVGEAGALLPVALSAVGQPGRRQTIREFFAGRGYIEGENFFCFA, encoded by the coding sequence ATGTCCCGGCCCCACATTTCCATCCTTCTTCCGGTTCGAAACGGTTCCCGCACGCTGCGGCGCGCCGTGGAAAGCTGTCTTGCGCAGACCTTCCGCGATTTCGAGCTCCTTCTCGTGAATGACGCGTCCACCGACGAAACGCCGGAACTGGTCCGCTCTTTTGCCGCCGCCGATCCGAGAGTCGTGCCGCTCAAGGCCTCGGGCGGACTGATTTCCGCGCTCCAAACCGCCCACGAAGCCGCGCGAGCGCCGCTTCTTGCGCGCATGGATGCCGACGACTTTGCCTATCCCGATCGGCTTTCGGAGCAGGCGGCGTTCCTCGAAAAAAATCAGGACGTGGCCGCCTGCGGCACGCAGGTCCGCATTCTTGGCAGCGGCCATGGCGAGACACCGCGCGAAGGATTTTCCCGTTACGAATCCTGGATCAACGCGCTGACCGCGCCGGAAGAAATCTCGCGCGAGCGTTTCGTGGAAAGCCCGCTTGTGCATCCGAGTGTCATGATGCAGCGCGAGGCGTTCGAAGCGTGCGGCGGCTACCGCGATCCGGGCTGGGCCGAAGATTACGACCTTTGGCTGCGCATGCTGGAAAAAGGCATGCGGCTGGCGAAAGTGGAGCGCGTGCTGCTCGACTGGTCGGACGGGCCGGACCGCCTGACGCGGACAGACGGCCGCTATTCGCTGCTTCAATTCATGCGCGCAAAGGCGCATTTTCTCGGACGCATGTCCGCCGTGCGTTCGCGCGGCGTGATCATCGCGGGCGCGGGCCCCACGGGCAAGCAGCTGGCCGCGCTGCTGCGGGAAGAAAACGTCACGGTGCATGCCTTCATCGAAGTCCATCCACGCCGCATCGGCAAAAAAATCGCGGGCATTCCCGTGTGGGAAGAAGCCCGCGTGGGTGAAGCCGGAGCCTTGTTGCCGGTCGCGCTTTCCGCCGTGGGCCAGCCCGGCCGCCGGCAGACGATCCGCGAATTTTTTGCCGGCCGCGGCTACATCGAAGGCGAAAACTTTTTCTGCTTCGCGTGA
- a CDS encoding MFS transporter produces MKSLSGIEANLWKLKIVRLLFWMHFYSAVLVPFYTDWGGLKLSQVLFLNAWFMFWSFAFEVPTGVVADRFGRKTSLACGYFLGAAAALLYVSRPALPVFLAAEMLMAAAYTLHSGADESLAYDSLAALGKTGAAKAELSALESFKLGGIILATAAGGFIAHAWGLAAPMRFYVLPSAAGFFLALSMTEPSLDSGSGKPPSYRLILKEGTRLFFQHKVLWLLASELALTNAMAWGIIWLYQPLLLRAGLPLAYLGVVNALACVGQILFLSSAANLERLLGSKRNLLVFATAAAGLALLGLAAAKPLYLVAGLIVLAFSFGLTRVPIYNAYMHAVIPSEQRATVISMASMARTLAIVVMNPLIGLLADKSLSLAVAALGGSILALTFFSRIEEKHLAE; encoded by the coding sequence ATGAAGTCTTTGTCCGGAATCGAAGCCAATCTCTGGAAGCTCAAAATCGTCCGCCTGCTTTTCTGGATGCATTTTTATTCCGCGGTGCTCGTGCCTTTTTACACGGACTGGGGCGGGCTGAAACTCTCCCAGGTGCTTTTCCTGAACGCCTGGTTCATGTTCTGGAGCTTCGCGTTCGAAGTGCCGACAGGCGTGGTGGCGGACCGCTTCGGGCGCAAGACGTCGCTCGCCTGCGGTTATTTCCTGGGCGCGGCAGCCGCGCTGCTTTACGTGAGCCGCCCCGCTCTTCCGGTTTTTCTCGCCGCGGAAATGTTGATGGCGGCCGCCTACACGCTGCATTCCGGCGCGGATGAATCGCTGGCTTACGACAGCCTGGCCGCGCTCGGGAAAACCGGCGCCGCGAAGGCCGAGCTTTCGGCCCTGGAGTCATTCAAGCTCGGAGGCATCATCCTGGCGACCGCCGCGGGCGGCTTCATCGCGCACGCGTGGGGTCTTGCCGCGCCCATGCGGTTTTACGTCCTGCCTTCGGCCGCGGGATTTTTCCTGGCGCTTTCCATGACCGAGCCTTCGCTGGATTCCGGAAGCGGGAAGCCGCCGTCTTACCGCCTCATCTTGAAAGAGGGCACCCGGCTTTTTTTTCAGCACAAGGTGCTGTGGCTTCTGGCCTCGGAACTCGCGCTCACGAACGCGATGGCGTGGGGCATCATCTGGCTTTATCAGCCGCTTCTTTTGAGGGCAGGTTTGCCGCTGGCTTATCTCGGTGTCGTGAATGCGCTGGCCTGCGTCGGCCAAATCCTTTTTCTTTCCAGCGCCGCAAACCTGGAACGCCTGCTTGGCTCCAAGCGGAACTTGCTGGTCTTTGCCACCGCCGCCGCCGGGCTTGCGCTTCTCGGCCTTGCCGCTGCCAAGCCTCTTTACCTGGTCGCGGGCCTGATCGTGCTTGCCTTCAGTTTCGGGCTGACACGCGTTCCTATATATAATGCCTACATGCACGCGGTCATTCCCTCGGAGCAAAGGGCTACCGTGATTTCCATGGCGTCCATGGCCCGGACGCTGGCCATCGTGGTCATGAATCCTTTGATCGGGCTTTTGGCGGACAAATCCCTCAGCCTGGCCGTGGCGGCGCTCGGGGGCTCGATCCTGGCGCTGACTTTTTTTTCGAGGATCGAGGAAAAACACCTGGCAGAATAG
- a CDS encoding cation:proton antiporter has protein sequence MHAISFLQDMAMVMAASAVIMVLCQQLRLPVVLGYILAGLLIGPHTPPYSLVHDIGSINTLSELGVIFLLFSIGLEFSIRRLAKVGLVAFVAATVEIILMIWIGFSAGRALGWKFMDSLFLGALLSISSTTIIAKVLMDMKKIKEKFAQVILGILVIEDILAIVIIALLSGIAATGTLEVKQAGIEVIRVASFILAVLFLGFWLAPRALRFIERFESNETLIVAILGFCFGVSLAAAKCGFSVALGAFLAGAILAETEHVKKIVHLMEPIRDMFTAVFFVSVGMLLDPKVMMEFRAPILALTLVTIAAKIMSCSAATFLAGYNVTTAFKVGLGLAQIGEFSFIIARLGEDRGVTSPFLFPIAVSISGITTLTTPFLMKNNEAAVRGLSRLAPKGLGDLLGFYTSWLERAGTGSERTGAVKRHVGAELPRIGLYVVGAFGMAYAVTRMHYAAWMPRNFYWPVLGVSILPFFMGFAYAVDRIFLNVAAAFGGGEAGGFPEAHQVLHNVFRFFIILTAGLVFLAVGSFFLPSFPLTIAVAGLVLLALLFLGDSVRRAHRRVEHVVLGVFGTETGRKEEEPQDTAAHDELARLIREEYPWEVATEDFLLPYRESALNQTIRDLRLRSETGASVVCVYRGAESIPNPPAETRLLPGDVLLLMGSPDQVRAAIGFLHAKVKEPPPRAPEKIGAPHTQAFEIPAGASSAGKTLRQIKLRRRTGISVLGLKKGNLSINNPDPETLLEAGDTLILFGWPEQIEAAQRCLAAAE, from the coding sequence ATGCACGCGATTTCATTCCTGCAGGACATGGCCATGGTCATGGCGGCAAGCGCCGTGATCATGGTCCTGTGCCAGCAGCTCCGCCTCCCCGTCGTCTTGGGATACATTCTTGCGGGGCTTTTGATCGGCCCCCACACGCCGCCGTATTCCCTCGTCCACGACATCGGCAGTATCAACACGCTTTCTGAGCTGGGCGTCATCTTCCTGCTTTTCTCGATCGGCCTCGAATTCAGCATCAGACGCCTGGCCAAAGTCGGACTGGTGGCTTTCGTCGCGGCGACGGTCGAGATCATCCTCATGATCTGGATCGGCTTTTCCGCGGGCCGGGCGCTCGGCTGGAAATTCATGGACAGCCTTTTCCTCGGCGCGCTCCTTTCGATCTCGAGCACCACGATCATCGCCAAAGTCCTCATGGACATGAAAAAGATCAAAGAGAAATTCGCGCAGGTGATCCTGGGCATTCTCGTGATCGAAGACATTCTCGCCATCGTCATCATCGCGCTCTTGTCCGGCATCGCGGCGACGGGCACGCTCGAAGTCAAGCAGGCGGGAATCGAAGTGATCCGCGTGGCCTCGTTCATTCTGGCGGTTTTATTCCTCGGATTCTGGCTGGCGCCGCGCGCGCTGCGTTTTATCGAGCGATTCGAAAGCAATGAGACCCTGATCGTGGCCATCCTCGGCTTCTGCTTCGGCGTTTCGCTCGCGGCCGCAAAGTGCGGCTTTTCCGTCGCGCTTGGCGCCTTTCTCGCCGGGGCCATCCTGGCGGAAACCGAACACGTGAAAAAAATCGTCCATCTCATGGAGCCGATCCGCGACATGTTCACGGCCGTCTTTTTCGTTTCCGTGGGCATGCTGCTCGACCCCAAAGTCATGATGGAATTCCGCGCGCCGATCCTCGCGCTGACACTCGTGACGATCGCGGCCAAAATCATGAGCTGTTCGGCGGCCACGTTCCTGGCGGGCTACAACGTCACGACCGCGTTTAAAGTAGGGCTCGGCCTCGCGCAGATCGGCGAATTTTCGTTCATCATTGCGCGGCTCGGCGAAGACCGCGGCGTGACGAGCCCGTTTCTTTTTCCCATCGCGGTTTCGATTTCCGGCATCACGACGCTGACCACGCCTTTCCTGATGAAAAACAACGAGGCGGCCGTACGCGGCCTGTCACGCCTTGCGCCCAAGGGATTAGGGGATCTTCTTGGGTTTTACACGTCCTGGCTTGAAAGGGCGGGGACGGGCTCCGAAAGAACCGGAGCCGTGAAACGTCACGTGGGCGCGGAGCTTCCCCGCATCGGCCTTTACGTCGTGGGCGCGTTCGGCATGGCGTATGCCGTGACGAGGATGCATTATGCCGCCTGGATGCCGCGGAATTTTTACTGGCCCGTGCTCGGCGTTTCCATCCTGCCTTTTTTCATGGGCTTTGCGTATGCCGTGGACCGGATTTTCCTTAATGTTGCCGCCGCGTTCGGGGGCGGCGAAGCCGGAGGGTTTCCGGAAGCGCACCAGGTCCTCCACAATGTTTTCCGCTTCTTCATCATCCTGACCGCGGGGCTGGTCTTCCTCGCGGTCGGCTCTTTTTTTCTCCCGAGCTTTCCGCTCACGATTGCCGTGGCCGGGCTCGTCCTTCTCGCGCTTCTTTTTCTCGGAGACTCGGTGCGTCGGGCGCATCGCCGCGTCGAGCACGTGGTGCTGGGCGTGTTTGGGACCGAGACAGGGCGGAAGGAAGAAGAGCCGCAGGACACGGCAGCGCATGACGAGCTCGCGCGCCTCATCCGCGAAGAATATCCCTGGGAAGTGGCCACCGAAGATTTTCTGCTGCCGTACCGTGAATCCGCGTTGAACCAGACGATCCGCGACCTTCGGCTGCGCTCGGAAACCGGCGCGAGCGTGGTCTGTGTTTACCGCGGCGCCGAATCTATTCCCAATCCTCCGGCGGAGACCCGGCTTCTTCCCGGCGACGTCCTTTTACTCATGGGCAGCCCGGACCAAGTCCGCGCCGCGATCGGGTTCCTGCATGCGAAAGTCAAAGAGCCGCCGCCTCGCGCGCCGGAAAAAATCGGGGCGCCGCACACCCAGGCCTTTGAAATTCCCGCGGGCGCGTCGAGCGCCGGAAAAACGCTGCGGCAGATCAAGCTGCGGCGGCGCACGGGTATTTCGGTGCTCGGCCTGAAAAAAGGCAACCTCTCGATCAACAATCCCGATCCTGAAACGCTCCTCGAGGCGGGCGACACTCTCATCCTTTTCGGATGGCCCGAACAAATCGAAGCGGCCCAGCGCTGCCTTGCCGCGGCCGAATGA